CGGGCTGCGTGAGATGAGTTTCGCAGTCGAGAGGGAAAGAACCCAGATCCACCGCTAAGGTCCTGAAGTGTGTGCTAAGTGGGGAAACGATGTGAGCGTGTTTAGACAGCCAGGAGGTTTGCTTAGAAGCAGCCATCCTTTAAAGAGTGCGTAACAGCTCACTGGTCAAACGCGGTTGCGCGGAAAATATAACGGGGCTCAAGCACACCACCGAAGCGAGGAAAGCTGAAAAGCTTGGTAGGGGAGCGTTCTGCAGGCAGAGAAGGTATCCTGGAAGGGGTGCTGGAGCGTGCAGGAGTGAGAATGTAGGCATGAGTAGCGAGAACACTGTGAGAACCAGTGTCGCCGAACCTCTAAGGTTTCCGACGGAAGGCCAGTCCGCGTCGGGTTAGTCGGGCCTAAGCCGAGGCTGAGAAGCGTAGGCGATGGACAAACGGTTAATATTCCGTTACCGGTTATGGGGGTGTACATTCGGTCGAGGAAAGCGCAGCCGTTGCAGTGGATGACGGTACAAGTGGTTAACAACCACGATATCGGGCGCAAGCCAGAAGTGCGTGGCACCGAGATCCAAGAAAAGATGTGCACCATCGAAGTAGCCGCCCGTACCTCAAACCGACACAGGTAGATTGGTAGAGAATACCAAGGCGAACGGGAGAACCCTCGTTAAGGAACTAGGCAAAATGGCCCCGTAACTTCGGGAGAAGGGGCGCCAGCGCAAGCTGGCCGCAGTGAAGAGGCTCTGCCGACTGTTTACCAAAAACACAGGTCTCTGCGAACGCGGAAGCGGACGTATAGGGGCTGACGCCTGCCCAGTGCCGGAAGGTTAAGAGGAGGGGTTCACGCTCTGAATCGAAGCCCCGGTGAACGGCGGCTGTAACTATAACAGTCCTAAGGTAGCGAAATTCCTTGTCGGGTAAGTTCCGACCCGCACGAAAGGCGTAACGAGTGGAGCACTGTCTCAACGAGGGACCCGGCGAAATTGAAATACGTGTAAAGATGCGCGTTACCCGCAGCAGGACAAAAAGACCCTGTGGAGCTTTACTGTAGTTTGCCATTGCGCTAGGACGTGGATTGTGTAGGGTAGCTGGGAGCCAAGGAAGCCTGTGCGCTAGCATGGGTGGGGGCAACGATGAAACACCAGCCTGTGAACGTTTTGGCCCTAACCGGCGTGTAACAGCACGCGGGACAGTGGCAGATGGGCAGTTTGACTGGGGCGGTCGCCTCCGAAAGGATAACGGAGGCGCTCAAAGGTTGGCTCAGGCGGAATGGAAACCCGCCACAGAGTGTAAAGGCACAAGCCAGCTTGACTGCAAGGCCAACGCGCCGAGCAGAGACGAAAGTCGGACTTAGTGATCCTACGGCGCTGAGTGGAAAGGCCGTAGCTTACCGGATAAAAGCTACCCCGGGGATAACAGGCTAGTCTCCTCCAAGAGTTCATATCGACGAGGAGGCTCGGCACCTCGATGTCGGCTCATCGCATCCTGGGGCTGGATAAGGTCCCAAGGGTTGGGCTGTTCGCCCATTAAAGCGGTACGTGAGCTGGGTTCAGACCGTCGTGAGACAGGTCGGTCTCTATCCGCTGTGGGCGATGGGAATTTGAGAGGAGCTGCTCCTAGTACGAGAGGACCGGAGTGGACGAAGCGCTCGTGTGCCGGTTGTCACGCCAGTGGCATAGCCGGGTAGCGAACTTCGGATCGGAGAACCGCTGAAAGCATCTAAGCGGGAAACCGACCTCAAGATGAGATTCCCCCTGAGACCGCTAGGAGACTACTAGCTGGATAGGTCGGATGTGGAAGGCCAGTAATGGTTGGAGCAAACCGATACTAATGGTCAATTGACTTAACGAAGAAGAATGCTGGGGTGATGCAGGGAGCCTGAGGCTCTGAGCAAGGAAATCCCGAGCGTGTGAGAACGCAAGTAAGTGTGAAACGCGGGCAAGCAAGACGAAGTTACTCGTAAACGGCGAACAACAACGCAATACCTCCCAGGTGAGAAGTCGGGGAGAGTGTGTTGGTGGCTAGATCTGTGGGGGTACACCCGGTCCCATCCCGAACCCGGAAGTTAAGCCCACAAGAGCCAATGGTACTGCACTGGTAACGGTGTGGGAGAGTAGGCCGCTGCCAACCCATTCTTCCCGTTTCTTTTTCTATCCCCCTCATATACCAACTGAAGACACACCGCGATCTGATTGAAGACTCAGATCGCTTTCGGTTTTTCCCAACCGTCGCTAGAATCACGCGTTCCGGAAGATGTGAGGCACGACGCGATGACCCGTAAAGTAGCTGCGTTTCTAATCGTATTGATGCTCTCGGTCTCTGTATCCTCCCAGGAATCAGACTCCGGCGTCCGGATATTGAGCGGAAGCGCCCCCTATACATTCCCTTACTTTCGCATGTTTATTCCCCAACCGTATATTATTCTTTACGATGCCTACGGTGTGATCACTAAGGACATCGACTTCATGCCCTCCGATCAGTCGCAGATTATCGGCGCGATTACCTCAGATCCGTTCCGCTCTCCGTTTACGTACGAGTTGAGCCTGCCATTTGAGGGTCGCGGACAGACTCTTGACCTCGACAACAACAATCAGTCCGATCCCGGCGTTCAAGTCTTTCTGGTGTCGGTCACGTCAAATACCTGGAACTCTCCGTTCCTTGAGGAGCGCGATGACTTTGTGACCGGCGTACTCAACAGTGCCATCATCAGCAGTGACATCGACTCATTCCTTCAATTTCAGAGTGGTACCCTGGTTGTGTACGCGGAGCAGGACCGGCAAAGCTTTCCCACAGGCCGCGGGGCGGACTCGATCCTGTTTACACCTGACGACCCAACCGCGCCGATACAGACTGGTTGGTCGCTGATTGATATCACCGACGAACCTTTCGCCATCACGCGAGAGCCAAGCGCTGATCTGACGTTGCTTGAAGCAGAAGAGGCCGAATTGACTGACTTCTCCAGCTATGCTTACGTCGAGGCCTTCGACCTGCTAATCGACCACCTCAAACGTGAATACTCGTTTACAGAGTACAAAAGCATCGATTGGGAGGAGCGCCGCGCCGCCTTTCACCCCCGGGTTGAAGAAGCGCAGCGTAATCGCAGTTCTCTCAACTTCAGGCGGGTTTTGCGCGACCTGGCGTGGAGCATTCCCGATGGTCACGTCTCCGGCCCGCAGATCAGCGAGGACTTTCAGGCAGGCGCTTCCGGTGGGCTAGGGCTAGTGTTGCGGGAACTTGACGACGGCCGCGTGCTCGTCAGCCATGTCTCACCAGATGGGCCGGCTGCGCGCGCCGGGATCATGCCGCGGACCGAGATTGTCAGCCTTGACGGTGAGCCTATTTCGGCGGCAATCACTGAAACCATCCCGTTTACCAGCCCCTTCAGCACGCCCCACAACCTGCGACTAGAGCAGCTGCGGTTCGTCCACCGGCGTGCCATCGGCACCTCTGTGAAGCTCACCTACGTCACACCCGAGGGCAGTGAAGTCACCACGGCGCTTGACACCGAATATGACAGCGACAGCTTCTTTGCCGCATCTCTGAACGCGCCGCTCAATGGAGCGGAACTGCCAGTAGAGTTTCGCGTCGATGTCAGCGGATTGGCGATTATCAGCATCTACAGTTTCAGCGACGACCTTCCGCTTACGGTGCACCTCTGGGAGCGTGCTATCCAACTAGCACGTTTCAACGAGGTCCCCGGCGTGATTGTCGACATTCGCCAGAACGGCGGAGGCAGCGGTTTCCTGGGAGACCAGCTGCCGGCCTACTTCTTCGATCAGCCGTACGTCATTGGCAACACCGCAGAATACAGCGCTGCCCGCCAGGAGTTCGTGATCAATCCACTCCTTGAAGATCGCTTTATCCTGCCGCCGGAAGACTTACGCTACGACGGGCCGGTCGCTGTCCTGATCTCGCCTGACTGCGCCAGCGCCTGCGAATCTTTCGCCTGGGCGATGACCATCAACAACCGCGCCGCAATCGTCGGACAGTATCCAACAGCCGGCCTGGGCGGCAGTGTCGTCCCGATTGCCATGCCGGATGGCGCGAGCTTCAGTTACACTAACAGCCGTGCCGTCGACGCCGCCGGCAACATCGCCATCGAAGGCATCGGCGTCCGTCCCACCGTACGTGTGCCGTTGACCGAAGAGACTATCTTTTCGCCCCGCGACGTATTGATGGACGCCGCTGTTGAGTACCTGCTCGGGAGCAGCACCAACGTCACCCAGCCCGACGCTCCTCAGGATGGCTTGCCATCCGGCGGACTGCTTTTGCAGGGCGGTCAATTGTCGCTTGGCCAATCGGTCAGCGCGACGCTGGATGCGGGGTCCTCCGTGCGCTTCCAATTCGATGCGGAAGCCGGTCAAATCCTCGACATCGTTGCGATGGGTGACGGGGCGCTTGCGCGTGGGCTGGTTGTACGCCTATACCTGCCCAACGACAGCCGTCCGCTCGACGAAAGCTTCAGCCTCCTTCCAGGCGAACCCGGCACTGGCTTCCTCAACATGAACATCCCTGTTGACCTTCCGCTAGTGATCGAAGTCGCGGGCGTCGACGGGCGTGCCTCCGGCACGTTCACGCTGACTGTCACGGAGTCCCCGTGACGGAACGGCTGCCTCGAATCATTGAATTTACTGTGGAGCACAAAGGCGAACGGCTCGACAAGCTTCTCGTCACGCAGGTGCCGGAGCTCACTCGCTCGCAGCTTCAAGCCTTGATCAAAGACGGCAACGTCACCGTGGATGGAGTCGGCGGCAAACCCGCGCTCAAACTGCGCGGCGGCGAGTCAATTCGCATAGTCATTGCACCGCCCCCGCCAGCGGAACTTACCCCTGAATCGATGTCGCTTGAGGTGCTGTATGAAGACGCACAGCTGGCCGTGCTCAACAAGCCGGCTGGATTGGTCGTCCATCCTGGCGCGGGAATCGACAGTGGCACACTGGCCAACGGACTTCTTGCGCGGTATCCCGAACTGGCCGGCATGAAAGGCCAGCGCCGGCAGGGTATTGTCCACCGTCTCGACAAGTACACCAGCGGCGTATTGGTGATCGCCCGTACCGAAACCGCGTTGAATGGACTTATGCAGCAGTTCCAGAGCCGTACCGTCGAGAAACGCTACATCGCGCTCCTCGAAGCTGCTCCCAGCCCTGCCTTAGGCAGGATCGATCAGCCTATTGCCCGCGATCCCTCTGAGCGAATCAAGATGGCGGTCATACGTACTGGCCGGCCTTCTGTCACGGAATATCAGACGCTTGAGGTCTATCCAAACGGCATGGCACTCGTCTCTATCCGGCTTTTGACTGGACGAACGCACCAGATCCGCGTCCATTTTGCGCATCTGGGCTGCCCGGTTGTCGGCGATACGACCTATGGATTGCGCAAGCAGCGGGTAAAATTGGGCCGCACCTTCCTGCATGCCGCCGTACTTGCATTTGATCATCCCGGATCAGGTGCCCGGATGCGCTTTGAAGCGCCGCTGCCTACCGAACTCACAAACGTGCTTAGTGCGCTGCGAAATGTCTGAATCTGAAAGGACCTCATGAACCGTCGTCAGCAAGTCCTCCTCGTGCTGAGCATTGCGATCAGCGCTCTCTTCCTGCTATTGGCCTTTCGCGGCCTGAGTCCTGCTCAGGCGTGGGAGTCGATCCGAACTGCGCAGTTTGGCTGGCTGATCGTAGGCTTCTTCGTGTATTACGGTGCGCTGCTTGTCATCTCGCGCCGCTGGAAATTCCTGATCGATGTCTTCACGCCCGTGCCGGTCATCCATCTCTTCCAACTCAATGCGATTGGCTACATGGGCAACAACATCTATCCGTTCAGGGCAGGGGAGGTGCTGCGCTGCGTCCTGCTGCGTCGCTCTCATCACGTGCCGCTGGCCAAGAGCGGCATGACCGTATTTATCGAGCGCGCCTTTGACGGCATCGTGATGGTGACGTTTCTACTGGTAGGCCTCTCGGTTCTCGACCTAAACAGCGAAGTCTTGCGCGGAATGGCGGCCTTTACGCTGCCCTGGTTTGTTGGCTCGCTGACCATTTTTCTGCTGCTCGCCCAACGCCCGCAGACCTTCAAGCGCATCATCCATGCAGTCACCGGCCGGCTGCCAACCGTAATTGGCAAGCGTCTCGCCGCCCTCTCCGACGACATGATCGGCGGATTTGAAGGGATGCGCCGCATACAGGATCTCATCGGCACGCTGGCGACCTCCTATCTGGCCTGGATGATCGAAGCGCTTGTATACGCGTGCGTGGCGATGGCCTTCGGATTGCCCTTCAATTATCTGCTCATGCTGGTAGTGGTCGCCGCCGTCAATCTCGGCCAGATCATCCCGACATCACCCGGCGGCCTGGGCGTATTCGAATTCTTCGCCAAGACCGTCCTGATGGCTGCCGGCGTCGCTGAAGCCCAGGCGCTCGGCTATGCCATCCTGGTACATATCATCATCTGGCTGCCCCCGACGCTCCTGGGGTTCTTCATGCTCTGGCGGCAGGGGCTCAAACTTTCCGCGGTTGCGCACGCCCGCGAATTGGAAACCGTCGAAAGCACCAACGGCGTATAAGGTCGGAGTTCATGGGGCGAATGGCGCCAGTTGCTCGCACAGATATGGAAGCATCGCCTCCAAATCCGGAATCCCCATCTGCCGCTAGTTTCCGCCGCGGAACCCGCCCGGAACAGGTGGCGGCGGGAGCACAGCGCCCTCACCCCTGGCTGAAGTACGTTCCTGTGAAAGCTGCAGGTCGTCGATCCATACCTTCAGCCCGCTCGTCCACCGTGTAGCACTCGCAGCAGTCGAGTCTTCGAGGACGATTACCCGTATACGCTCGATGTCCGTGCGCGTCAGCACCAGCGGCAGGTCATACGCCTGCCATGCGCCGTCGGTGATCAGTGCGGCCTGCACCTTCTCGCTCGTCGGGAGGCTAGCATAAGTGACTTTGACGCGGATCTTGCCGACGATACCGCCGGCCGCCTTGACCTGCCCCGTCAGCCTCAATGTATCGCCGGTACGCAGCGACCACGGGTAATTATCGAGATCTACGTCCTGAAGTGCACGGCCATTCTCGTTCAGAATAGTGTTGTTTAGTCGCGCCGCGCAGGTCGCGCTGATGTACTGTTTGTCGCATACAATCTTGCCTTCAGAAGTTGGGAACACCCAGACGCTCGGCATTACCATGTTGAATTGCTCATCCAGCAGCATGTCAGCCGACTCCACCATCGTCACGCTCACCGTCTGGCTGTCGTCTGAATTGTTGGCGCCGGTGACGCGCACCCACACCTGCGAATTCGTGGTCACTGATGGAATGGTGTATTCAGCGCTCTCCGCGCCTGTGATCGGGCTAGACGTGTCGCCGCTGAGACCCGTATACCACTGATAGCTAATCGGAGCTCCGCCGTTCGCGCCCACCGTAAGCGTGGTCGGTTCGTCATACAGTACGCTCACGCTGTCGGGCTCATTGTTGATGCTCGTCGTCGCGGAATCTGTCCCGTAGATCTTCAGCTGCCACGAATTGAAGGCGCCTGTCGTGCCTGCCGTCGTGTCCCTGACCCGCAATGTCCACGTTCCGCTGGAGATCTCGTCCCAATGGGCGACCGTATTCAGCCGCCAGTTAGTGTAATTATCCCCGGTGTCGGGCCGTCCATGCATCAGGATACTGATCGCCCCTGAAGGCGAAACCAGATCGATATAAAGCTGACCACGGATCGCGTGGGATGCGTTGAAAACGACGTCGATCGACTCGATCTGGATCGATTCCGTCACGTCGAACGTGCTTGTAATAAAACCGCCCCCGGGGCCGTCCGGAACAGCCGTGCTGACGTTGATCGTGCCGCTGTCCGCCGTTACTTCAGGACCGACTGTTGTCCAGGTATCTGCCAGCGTGACCGCCGCAGCGGCATTGATCCGCCCGAAGCCGTAAAAGTGGTTAAACGGGTGCCCGGCGCCGTTATTAACCCATCCCGTGTCGGTTGGGTCGTTCTTGTCGGCGGACAACACCAGGATATGCTGCACATCCCGCCAGGTGAGGGTCGGGTTCGCCTCTAGCATCAGTGCGATCACGCCGGCCGCAAGTGGCGACGCCGACGATGTGCCGCCAAAGCTCGACGTACAGGAAGACGATCCACTGGTTGTCGTGATGCCGAGTGTGCCGCCATTGCTGGGGGCGTTGACCAGGATCGACGAACCTTGTTCACTGTACCAGCTGCTCTCACCCTGGTTCGTGGTGGCCGAAACCGCGATCGTGTAGCGTGAATTCGCATACCCATCCGCGTTCACGTCATCACTTGAGCCCTTGCCGTTGCCAGCCGCCCACACATAGATCGCACCTAACCCTCCGCGACCGTTGGCCGCGCCGGCGGCTAGCGCCGCCTCCGTCAGCGGACCGGGCGCCTCAAGGACGAAGCCGTTGTCTGAGGGTCCCCAACTGTTGTTGTATATATCGATTCCGCTGAAGTCGACGGTAAAGTCATCGCTGCCGTTCTCTACGAACTGCGAAAACGTGTGCGAAAGTGCCATCGCCTCGTTGGCATCCGTGCCGGCGTTCAGCAGCCGGACGCCGCTCAACTGTGCATTATAGGCCGCGCCAACACCGCAGGCCGTTCCGTCGTCATTCGCGGCCATGACGCCGCCAACGTTTGTCCCATGGCCGCCGCCGGAAGGATCCTGATTGTTCTCGACAAAATCCCAACTCGTCGTCCGCATGTAATTGCCGGCCAGGTCGGGGTTCGTGTGCCACAGGCCGTCGTCAACGCTCGATACGACCACGCCGGTGCCGGTCGGACCCAGCGCCCAGGCCGCCGTGACGTTTGCGTCCTCGCCCGCTGTGCCGCCGCCTTGCCCGGTGTTGTTCAGATGCCACTGGTTCGGAAAAAGCGGATCGGTGATGACTCTTGGCACGCGATCCAGCAGCACTTGCTGGACAACCCGCACGACTTCCGGTGACCGGGCCAGTCCCGCATCGAAAGCTTGTTTCGACTCCGCACTGACGACCTTCAACGGGCCAGCCCCCCGGAACGCATAAGTGTCCGGGGTTCCCGACAGCATCCCCGCGACGACCAACCCCATCCGTCCTGCCACCGCATACGGATCAGTTCCGGGCGCCAGCGTCACCACCCACATGTCAACTGCGGCGGCGGCGGCAGCCGGAACCGGAAGAGTCTGGGCTGCTGGTTTCAGCACCACAGCGGCGAGGAATGATGCGAA
The nucleotide sequence above comes from Candidatus Flexicrinis proximus. Encoded proteins:
- a CDS encoding RluA family pseudouridine synthase; amino-acid sequence: MIEFTVEHKGERLDKLLVTQVPELTRSQLQALIKDGNVTVDGVGGKPALKLRGGESIRIVIAPPPPAELTPESMSLEVLYEDAQLAVLNKPAGLVVHPGAGIDSGTLANGLLARYPELAGMKGQRRQGIVHRLDKYTSGVLVIARTETALNGLMQQFQSRTVEKRYIALLEAAPSPALGRIDQPIARDPSERIKMAVIRTGRPSVTEYQTLEVYPNGMALVSIRLLTGRTHQIRVHFAHLGCPVVGDTTYGLRKQRVKLGRTFLHAAVLAFDHPGSGARMRFEAPLPTELTNVLSALRNV
- a CDS encoding flippase-like domain-containing protein; the encoded protein is MNRRQQVLLVLSIAISALFLLLAFRGLSPAQAWESIRTAQFGWLIVGFFVYYGALLVISRRWKFLIDVFTPVPVIHLFQLNAIGYMGNNIYPFRAGEVLRCVLLRRSHHVPLAKSGMTVFIERAFDGIVMVTFLLVGLSVLDLNSEVLRGMAAFTLPWFVGSLTIFLLLAQRPQTFKRIIHAVTGRLPTVIGKRLAALSDDMIGGFEGMRRIQDLIGTLATSYLAWMIEALVYACVAMAFGLPFNYLLMLVVVAAVNLGQIIPTSPGGLGVFEFFAKTVLMAAGVAEAQALGYAILVHIIIWLPPTLLGFFMLWRQGLKLSAVAHARELETVESTNGV
- a CDS encoding S8 family serine peptidase codes for the protein MFRRPLKPAIFTLVFASFLAAVVLKPAAQTLPVPAAAAAAVDMWVVTLAPGTDPYAVAGRMGLVVAGMLSGTPDTYAFRGAGPLKVVSAESKQAFDAGLARSPEVVRVVQQVLLDRVPRVITDPLFPNQWHLNNTGQGGGTAGEDANVTAAWALGPTGTGVVVSSVDDGLWHTNPDLAGNYMRTTSWDFVENNQDPSGGGHGTNVGGVMAANDDGTACGVGAAYNAQLSGVRLLNAGTDANEAMALSHTFSQFVENGSDDFTVDFSGIDIYNNSWGPSDNGFVLEAPGPLTEAALAAGAANGRGGLGAIYVWAAGNGKGSSDDVNADGYANSRYTIAVSATTNQGESSWYSEQGSSILVNAPSNGGTLGITTTSGSSSCTSSFGGTSSASPLAAGVIALMLEANPTLTWRDVQHILVLSADKNDPTDTGWVNNGAGHPFNHFYGFGRINAAAAVTLADTWTTVGPEVTADSGTINVSTAVPDGPGGGFITSTFDVTESIQIESIDVVFNASHAIRGQLYIDLVSPSGAISILMHGRPDTGDNYTNWRLNTVAHWDEISSGTWTLRVRDTTAGTTGAFNSWQLKIYGTDSATTSINNEPDSVSVLYDEPTTLTVGANGGAPISYQWYTGLSGDTSSPITGAESAEYTIPSVTTNSQVWVRVTGANNSDDSQTVSVTMVESADMLLDEQFNMVMPSVWVFPTSEGKIVCDKQYISATCAARLNNTILNENGRALQDVDLDNYPWSLRTGDTLRLTGQVKAAGGIVGKIRVKVTYASLPTSEKVQAALITDGAWQAYDLPLVLTRTDIERIRVIVLEDSTAASATRWTSGLKVWIDDLQLSQERTSARGEGAVLPPPPVPGGFRGGN